A genomic window from Candidatus Kouleothrix ribensis includes:
- a CDS encoding S8 family serine peptidase gives MLLAIVLAPALTQASPDAPNDPRFGEQWALTQVGAQCAWATTLGSPDVTVAVVDSGVDLGHPDLVDRLRTDGRDFVDGDADPSDENGHGTNVAGIIAATLDNNEGIVGLAPGIRILPVRVMNAKGAGSDRSIARGVRFAADKGAQVINLSLGATLTIDADTVSEQVTSAIRYAQSKGSLVVVAAGNDFLPLENAIVGDNPDVVVVAATDDNDIKADFSNSGPWVSVTAPGIHILSTMPTYDVYLTSQVPRSERFERGYDFMSGTSQATPFVSALAALLFAAHPDWDWRQVEAALKQQVVDISQQNATLAEKGYLGSGRIDACKALGGAQVAPADTPTPAGAARPTPTRAAGAATPRPTPIAIDAPGAAPTAAASTLARDLLLIVGVLACGAVLLIGLLLFALLRLLRRPKAAPAPGYTPPAGQPWPPAPAPGYTPPPPAQAPLPAQWGTLSVIAGPTQPRAYALGGSGALIGRGEDCAVLLTGDAAISRRHALIRTDGYTITIEDAGSTHGTYLGGQRLTAPAVLRRGDIVQVGQTLLRFE, from the coding sequence ATTCTACTCGCAATCGTGCTTGCGCCTGCGCTAACCCAGGCCAGCCCCGATGCGCCTAACGACCCACGCTTCGGCGAGCAGTGGGCGCTCACCCAGGTGGGCGCGCAGTGCGCCTGGGCCACCACCCTCGGCAGCCCCGATGTGACCGTAGCGGTAGTCGATAGCGGGGTCGATCTCGGCCACCCCGACCTGGTCGACCGGCTGCGCACCGACGGGCGCGATTTCGTCGACGGCGATGCCGACCCCAGCGACGAAAACGGCCACGGCACGAATGTGGCCGGCATCATCGCCGCCACACTCGACAACAATGAAGGCATTGTCGGGCTGGCGCCAGGCATCCGGATCTTGCCGGTGCGGGTGATGAACGCCAAGGGCGCCGGGTCGGATCGCTCGATCGCACGTGGTGTGCGCTTCGCTGCCGACAAAGGCGCACAGGTGATCAACCTGAGCCTGGGCGCAACCCTGACGATCGACGCCGATACAGTGTCGGAACAGGTGACCAGCGCGATCCGCTACGCGCAGAGCAAAGGCTCGCTGGTGGTAGTAGCTGCCGGCAACGATTTCCTGCCGCTCGAGAATGCGATCGTTGGCGATAACCCCGACGTGGTGGTGGTAGCCGCAACCGACGACAACGACATCAAGGCCGACTTCTCGAACTCGGGGCCGTGGGTCAGCGTCACCGCGCCGGGCATCCACATCCTCTCGACCATGCCAACCTACGATGTGTACCTCACCAGCCAGGTGCCGCGCTCCGAGCGCTTCGAGCGCGGGTACGACTTCATGAGCGGCACGTCGCAGGCTACGCCGTTTGTGTCGGCGCTGGCAGCGCTGCTGTTTGCAGCCCACCCCGACTGGGACTGGCGCCAGGTGGAGGCGGCCCTGAAGCAGCAGGTAGTCGATATCTCGCAACAGAACGCCACACTGGCCGAAAAAGGCTACCTGGGCAGTGGGCGCATCGACGCCTGTAAGGCGCTGGGCGGCGCGCAGGTGGCGCCAGCCGACACGCCCACGCCAGCCGGGGCCGCACGGCCGACACCAACGCGCGCGGCTGGTGCAGCGACCCCACGCCCTACACCGATCGCGATCGACGCGCCGGGCGCCGCGCCCACCGCTGCAGCCAGCACACTCGCGCGCGATCTACTGCTGATCGTCGGGGTGCTGGCCTGCGGTGCAGTGCTACTGATCGGGCTGCTGCTCTTTGCGCTGCTGCGCCTGCTGCGGCGGCCCAAAGCCGCCCCGGCGCCAGGCTACACGCCGCCGGCCGGCCAGCCCTGGCCACCTGCACCGGCGCCAGGCTACACGCCGCCACCGCCGGCCCAGGCGCCGCTACCGGCGCAGTGGGGCACGCTGAGCGTGATCGCCGGGCCAACGCAGCCGCGCGCCTACGCACTAGGTGGCTCGGGCGCACTGATCGGGCGGGGGGAAGACTGCGCGGTGCTTCTGACCGGCGACGCCGCGATCTCGCGCCGCCACGCGCTCATTCGCACCGATGGGTACACGATCACAATCGAGGACGCCGGCAGCACCCATGGCACCTACCTGGGTGGCCAGCGCTTAACCGCGCCAGCCGTGCTGCGCCGCGGCGATATTGTGCAGGTGGGCCAGACGCTGCTGCGCTTCGAGTGA
- a CDS encoding cytochrome P450, which yields MASTQPIAAAIPGPRSPFGWRGQALAFLRDPIGLMVALRREYGNTSSVLRGYPWWMFAFGPAYNQLILSDAALYHSTPIAPVATPPNTALARLTHHLLTMNGDTHRQQRRLMLPAFHKKRVETYHGEMVALTEQMLDTWRVGQPIDLAAAMQQLTLCIASRTLFGVDATHDAGNVGRLIHRWLAALESGGVMLLPRDLPASPLRRLLRLSDQLEARIKGMIAAKRADPNAQPDVLAMLIAARDDDGIGMTDDELIGQASLIFVAGHETSSNALTWTLFLLSQHPRVLADLRDELAGELRGAAPALEQLGRLPLLERVIKESMRLLPPATFMMRYTTRPTRLGPYALPTGATITVSPYITHHLPELYPAPERFDPARWETIAPGTYEYLPFGAGPHMCLGATFALHEIKIVLAMLLQRYGLALQPGARIDRRVKITMAPRWGMPMTILPLGAAISPVAVRGNVREMVELA from the coding sequence ATGGCAAGCACGCAACCAATAGCCGCCGCTATTCCAGGGCCACGCTCGCCATTCGGCTGGCGCGGGCAGGCCCTCGCGTTTCTGCGCGACCCGATCGGGCTGATGGTGGCACTGCGCCGCGAGTACGGCAACACCAGCTCGGTGCTGCGCGGCTACCCCTGGTGGATGTTCGCGTTCGGCCCAGCCTACAACCAACTGATCCTGTCGGACGCAGCGCTGTACCACTCCACGCCGATCGCACCAGTCGCCACCCCGCCCAACACCGCGCTGGCACGCCTGACCCACCATCTGCTGACGATGAACGGCGACACTCACCGGCAACAGCGCCGGCTCATGCTGCCGGCGTTCCATAAGAAGCGCGTCGAAACCTACCACGGCGAGATGGTGGCGCTCACCGAACAGATGCTGGACACCTGGCGCGTGGGCCAGCCGATCGACCTGGCTGCGGCCATGCAGCAGCTGACCCTGTGCATCGCCTCGCGCACGCTATTTGGCGTCGACGCCACCCACGATGCCGGCAACGTCGGCCGGCTGATCCACCGCTGGCTGGCTGCGCTCGAGTCTGGTGGTGTGATGCTGCTGCCCAGAGACCTGCCGGCCTCGCCGCTGCGCCGGCTGCTGCGGCTTTCCGACCAGCTCGAGGCGCGTATCAAGGGCATGATTGCAGCCAAGCGCGCCGATCCGAACGCCCAGCCCGACGTGCTGGCCATGCTGATCGCGGCGCGCGACGACGACGGCATCGGCATGACCGACGACGAGCTGATCGGCCAGGCCAGCCTGATCTTCGTCGCCGGGCACGAAACCAGCTCGAACGCGCTAACCTGGACGCTGTTCCTGTTGTCGCAGCACCCCAGGGTGCTGGCCGACCTGCGCGACGAGCTGGCCGGCGAGCTGCGCGGGGCCGCGCCAGCGCTCGAGCAGCTGGGCCGCCTGCCGCTGCTCGAGCGCGTGATCAAAGAGAGCATGCGCCTGCTGCCGCCGGCCACGTTCATGATGCGTTACACCACGCGCCCAACCCGGCTGGGGCCCTACGCGCTGCCCACCGGCGCCACCATCACCGTCAGCCCATATATCACCCACCACTTGCCCGAGCTCTACCCTGCGCCCGAGCGCTTCGACCCGGCGCGCTGGGAGACGATCGCGCCCGGCACCTACGAGTACCTGCCGTTCGGCGCCGGGCCGCATATGTGCCTGGGGGCGACGTTCGCGCTGCACGAGATCAAGATCGTGCTGGCGATGCTGCTACAGCGCTACGGCCTGGCGCTGCAGCCGGGCGCGCGCATCGACCGGCGCGTGAAGATTACAATGGCGCCGCGCTGGGGCATGCCTATGACGATCCTGCCGCTCGGGGCGGCAATCTCGCCAGTGGCGGTGCGCGGCAATGTGCGCGAGATGGTTGAGCTGGCGTAG
- a CDS encoding CBS domain-containing protein, with the protein MQVSERMSTPAITITPETSHHTALRLMQDHGMHHLPVVDRQGQLVGVVAERDLLLAVGHYLQNPIEVAEVMVRNVVTVAPDTLLTEAAGLMVRHKIGGLPVMNAEHQVVGVITETDIFRAFVAMVESGEGAALLRSK; encoded by the coding sequence ATGCAAGTTTCTGAGCGAATGAGCACCCCCGCTATAACCATCACCCCCGAAACCTCGCACCATACTGCCCTGCGCCTGATGCAGGATCACGGCATGCATCACCTGCCGGTAGTCGATCGCCAGGGCCAGCTGGTTGGCGTGGTTGCCGAGCGCGACCTGCTATTGGCCGTGGGGCACTACCTTCAGAACCCGATCGAGGTCGCCGAGGTGATGGTGCGCAATGTTGTCACGGTTGCGCCCGACACACTGCTGACCGAGGCGGCCGGCCTGATGGTGCGCCACAAGATTGGTGGCCTGCCGGTAATGAACGCCGAGCATCAGGTGGTCGGTGTGATCACCGAGACCGACATCTTCCGCGCGTTTGTCGCTATGGTCGAGTCGGGCGAGGGCGCGGCGCTGCTGCGCAGCAAGTAG
- a CDS encoding cupredoxin domain-containing protein codes for MNHYKALVAMVMIAALLLAACGGTPAAEQPTAAAAPTAAAAAPTPTFEPVADTEPTVGAAPTAPPQPTAAPAARGGGALAWRDQVLRNDQVLVAVTGMPAPAAGQAYAAWLGGKDSSLPLGKLNAGSDPATLTFVSPTNDNLLGTFDRIYITQAAEADVLTNNQTVLLSGALPEKALVHIRHVLFSIGNTPNKIGFALGLRQETDELLRHAQFLKDALDAGDFGLVKLHAEHIANIIEGAEAHDLNGDGKIQNPGDGFGLLQNGTQDGYIKGMADHAKLAADSPDATEAIKLHAGHVQIAGENTRIRVQDIHDHAVKIAAAGGLADTQQDVLSVLALAQQTIQGVDVNQDEQIGPVPGEGGVLTAYQHAQLMAGIPLAPAQAAVPAPAAAQPAPAAQPQTVNIEIGDNTFTPNKITVPVGATVVWTHKGQRKHTVTADDGAFDSGTLEAGGSFKQTFAKAGTFPYFCTFHGGKGGAGMAATIVVADQSAAAQPAAAAPTAAPAPAAANEVVIGDNTFTPKEISVPVGATVVWAHKGQRKHTVTADDGAFNSGTLEAGGSFKQTFDKPGTYAYFCEFHGGAGGGGMAGVIKVGDGGAPAAAAPTSAPPAPPTATPPPANVPAAVTVSMKDFEFAPLEITIKAGATITWSNDGAKPHSATASDGSFDTAIFQPGQSKSITFSKPGKFAYYCQLHGTPDGNGMVGTVIVE; via the coding sequence ATGAACCATTACAAAGCGCTTGTAGCCATGGTTATGATTGCAGCCCTGCTGCTGGCCGCGTGTGGCGGCACACCAGCGGCCGAGCAGCCAACCGCTGCGGCCGCACCAACTGCCGCCGCCGCAGCGCCAACCCCCACCTTCGAGCCGGTGGCCGACACCGAGCCGACCGTCGGCGCGGCCCCAACTGCGCCGCCCCAGCCCACCGCCGCACCGGCCGCACGTGGTGGCGGCGCGCTGGCCTGGCGCGACCAGGTGCTGCGCAACGATCAGGTGCTCGTCGCTGTGACGGGTATGCCCGCGCCGGCTGCCGGGCAGGCCTACGCCGCCTGGCTCGGCGGCAAAGACTCCAGCCTGCCGCTGGGCAAGCTGAATGCCGGCAGCGACCCGGCCACGCTCACATTTGTGTCGCCAACCAACGATAACCTGCTAGGCACGTTCGATCGAATCTACATCACGCAGGCCGCCGAGGCCGATGTGCTGACCAACAACCAGACCGTGCTGCTGAGTGGTGCGCTGCCCGAAAAAGCGCTGGTACACATCCGCCACGTGCTATTCAGCATTGGCAACACGCCCAACAAGATCGGCTTCGCGCTCGGGCTGCGCCAGGAGACCGACGAGCTGCTGCGGCACGCGCAGTTCTTGAAAGACGCGCTCGATGCCGGCGATTTCGGCCTGGTGAAGCTGCATGCCGAACATATCGCCAATATCATCGAGGGCGCCGAGGCGCACGACCTGAACGGCGACGGTAAGATCCAGAATCCTGGCGACGGCTTCGGGCTGCTGCAGAACGGCACACAGGACGGCTACATCAAAGGCATGGCCGACCACGCCAAGCTGGCGGCCGACTCGCCCGACGCCACCGAGGCGATCAAGCTGCATGCCGGGCATGTGCAGATCGCCGGTGAGAACACCCGCATCCGCGTGCAAGATATTCACGATCACGCCGTGAAGATCGCCGCTGCCGGCGGCCTTGCCGACACACAGCAAGACGTGCTCAGCGTGCTGGCGCTGGCCCAGCAAACCATCCAGGGTGTCGATGTGAACCAGGACGAGCAGATCGGCCCGGTGCCGGGCGAGGGCGGCGTGCTCACCGCCTACCAGCACGCCCAGCTGATGGCCGGCATCCCGCTGGCGCCGGCCCAGGCAGCGGTGCCCGCGCCGGCTGCCGCCCAACCTGCACCGGCAGCCCAGCCGCAGACGGTCAACATCGAGATTGGCGACAATACCTTCACGCCAAACAAGATCACCGTGCCGGTAGGCGCCACCGTGGTGTGGACGCACAAGGGCCAGCGTAAGCATACCGTCACCGCCGACGACGGCGCGTTCGACAGCGGCACGCTCGAGGCCGGCGGCAGCTTCAAGCAGACCTTTGCGAAGGCCGGCACCTTCCCATACTTCTGCACATTCCACGGCGGCAAGGGCGGCGCCGGCATGGCCGCCACGATCGTCGTAGCCGATCAGTCGGCGGCTGCCCAGCCGGCTGCCGCCGCACCCACCGCCGCGCCGGCACCCGCTGCCGCCAACGAAGTGGTGATTGGCGACAACACCTTTACGCCGAAAGAGATCAGCGTGCCGGTAGGCGCCACGGTGGTGTGGGCGCACAAAGGCCAGCGCAAACATACCGTCACCGCCGACGACGGCGCGTTCAACAGCGGCACGCTCGAGGCCGGCGGCAGCTTCAAGCAGACCTTCGACAAGCCGGGGACATACGCATACTTCTGTGAATTCCACGGCGGCGCGGGCGGCGGCGGCATGGCCGGCGTGATCAAAGTCGGTGATGGTGGCGCCCCGGCCGCCGCTGCGCCTACCAGCGCGCCGCCGGCCCCGCCGACTGCCACGCCGCCGCCGGCAAATGTGCCGGCAGCAGTAACGGTGTCGATGAAAGATTTCGAGTTCGCGCCACTCGAGATCACCATAAAGGCCGGCGCAACCATCACCTGGAGCAACGACGGCGCCAAGCCGCACTCGGCCACCGCCAGCGATGGCTCGTTCGACACGGCGATCTTCCAGCCCGGCCAATCGAAGAGCATCACCTTCAGCAAGCCAGGCAAATTCGCCTACTACTGCCAGCTGCACGGCACGCCCGACGGCAACGGCATGGTTGGCACGGTGATCGTCGAGTAA
- a CDS encoding response regulator, with protein MLTPRYRVLVIDDDANLRTLLKLLFEHEGFDVLLAPDGEIGMTLAEGGRPDIILLDIAMPHRSGIEVYLDLQHNPVTADIPVLVCSAALTQPETQRWYGLPNVLEVITKPFDINALIRRITQVCHDRAVALGR; from the coding sequence ATGCTGACACCACGCTACCGCGTACTGGTGATCGACGATGATGCGAACCTGCGCACACTGCTGAAACTGCTCTTCGAGCACGAGGGCTTCGATGTGCTACTCGCGCCCGACGGTGAGATCGGCATGACCCTGGCTGAGGGCGGGCGCCCCGATATCATCTTGCTCGACATCGCCATGCCCCACCGTAGTGGGATCGAGGTATACCTCGACCTACAGCACAACCCGGTGACGGCCGACATCCCCGTGCTGGTGTGCTCGGCGGCGCTGACCCAGCCCGAGACACAGCGCTGGTATGGCCTGCCGAACGTGCTCGAGGTGATTACCAAGCCATTCGACATCAATGCGCTGATCAGGCGAATTACCCAGGTGTGTCACGATCGCGCGGTGGCACTGGGCCGCTAG
- a CDS encoding GNAT family N-acetyltransferase — MHDANQRLTMRPGRLSDIPQVVAIANACAREQRGRDELTSAGYEQEWLDPRLDLATNTRVAELPDGKLGGVIEVWANPPYVGLWLWGRVRPDLRGQGVGSMLMDWAEARAYAYLPQAPNAARVALITACTSTDAAASALMHDRKYVAVRHSLTMQRSLEGDLPAASWPRGIEVRPLQPGGEPDAYRASRDAFRDHWGYVEVPESEDMPVWLHHMTARPEFDPSLWFLAIDGDAIAGVALCYPARAGDTTLGWVSTLGVRRAWRKRGVGKALLYHAFGELQRRGCTHVGLSVDAQSLTGATRLYEQAGMRTRYSSTSFEKQIRAGQVLWTQELAE; from the coding sequence ATGCACGACGCCAATCAGCGATTGACTATGCGGCCGGGGCGCCTGAGCGACATACCCCAGGTAGTTGCAATTGCCAATGCCTGCGCGCGCGAGCAGCGCGGGCGCGACGAGCTGACCAGCGCGGGCTACGAGCAGGAGTGGCTTGACCCTCGATTGGATTTGGCGACAAACACGCGCGTGGCCGAGCTGCCCGACGGCAAGTTGGGCGGCGTGATCGAGGTGTGGGCCAACCCGCCTTACGTCGGGCTGTGGCTCTGGGGCCGCGTACGGCCCGACCTGCGCGGGCAGGGCGTTGGCAGCATGCTCATGGATTGGGCAGAGGCACGCGCATACGCATACCTGCCGCAGGCACCTAACGCCGCACGTGTTGCGCTTATTACGGCCTGCACGAGCACCGATGCTGCCGCGAGCGCGCTGATGCACGACCGCAAGTATGTGGCAGTGCGCCACTCGCTGACGATGCAGCGCTCGCTTGAAGGCGACCTGCCGGCGGCCAGCTGGCCACGCGGCATCGAGGTGCGCCCGCTGCAGCCCGGCGGCGAACCCGATGCCTACCGCGCATCCCGCGACGCATTCCGTGATCACTGGGGCTATGTGGAAGTGCCCGAAAGCGAAGATATGCCGGTGTGGCTGCACCACATGACTGCGCGCCCCGAGTTCGACCCATCGCTGTGGTTCCTGGCAATCGATGGCGACGCTATCGCCGGCGTGGCACTGTGCTACCCGGCGCGCGCCGGCGACACGACGCTCGGCTGGGTCAGCACGCTCGGCGTACGGCGGGCCTGGCGCAAGCGCGGTGTTGGTAAGGCGCTGCTGTACCACGCGTTTGGCGAGCTGCAGCGGCGCGGCTGCACCCACGTGGGGCTGAGCGTCGACGCGCAGAGCCTGACCGGCGCAACGCGCCTGTACGAGCAGGCCGGCATGCGCACACGCTATAGCTCAACCTCGTTCGAGAAGCAGATCCGCGCCGGGCAGGTGTTGTGGACCCAGGAGCTGGCGGAGTAG
- a CDS encoding GNAT family N-acetyltransferase, translating to MPTNNRRSSNQAMQIHSFEPGAAGYAALAAIGASTPAQYALDYEFRDADDWRALDAAFAQAGRPLVRYVAVDRDGRPVGYGYYFEIGWAPPPRRYWCVVRVLPEQQRRGLGGRLYQQLLADLRGLGAGAMLLELDDTLAPLRPALERRGFRELLHSWAFTLDLGTCEPARFATAYHRLGDLTIAPLAGEIARGADWLPPLHRLFTQVAGDVPIPIHPIAAPPPAWLEHQAVGLPESLPEAFFVVRDGQRYVGMSYLHADLAAPGRLYQRITAIDPAYRGRGIALALKLKTIEYGRAHGYSHIRTAVESNNPSMLAINRKLGFEQREGLALLERAL from the coding sequence GTGCCAACTAACAACAGACGTTCCTCGAACCAGGCCATGCAGATCCACAGCTTCGAGCCGGGCGCGGCCGGCTACGCCGCGCTGGCAGCGATCGGCGCGAGCACGCCCGCACAATACGCGCTCGACTACGAGTTCCGCGATGCCGACGACTGGCGCGCGCTCGACGCGGCGTTCGCGCAGGCCGGCCGGCCGCTGGTGCGTTATGTCGCTGTAGATCGCGACGGCCGGCCGGTTGGCTACGGCTACTACTTCGAGATCGGCTGGGCGCCGCCACCCCGACGCTACTGGTGCGTCGTGCGCGTGCTGCCCGAGCAGCAGCGGCGCGGGCTGGGCGGCCGGCTCTACCAGCAGTTGCTGGCCGACCTGCGCGGGCTAGGCGCGGGCGCCATGCTGCTCGAGCTCGACGACACGCTGGCCCCGCTGCGCCCGGCGCTCGAGCGGCGCGGCTTCCGCGAGCTGCTGCACAGCTGGGCCTTCACGCTCGACCTGGGCACATGCGAGCCGGCGCGCTTCGCTACGGCCTACCACCGGCTTGGCGATTTGACGATCGCGCCACTGGCCGGCGAGATCGCGCGTGGCGCCGACTGGCTGCCGCCGCTGCACCGCCTGTTCACGCAGGTGGCCGGCGATGTGCCCATCCCCATCCACCCGATCGCCGCGCCGCCGCCCGCATGGCTCGAGCACCAGGCCGTCGGCTTGCCCGAATCGCTGCCCGAGGCATTTTTCGTCGTGCGCGACGGCCAGCGCTACGTGGGCATGAGCTACCTGCACGCCGACCTGGCCGCACCCGGCAGACTCTACCAGCGCATCACCGCGATCGACCCGGCCTATCGCGGGCGCGGGATCGCGCTGGCGCTCAAGCTCAAAACGATCGAGTACGGCCGCGCGCACGGCTACAGCCACATCCGCACCGCAGTCGAGTCGAACAACCCGAGCATGCTGGCGATCAACCGCAAACTCGGCTTCGAGCAGCGCGAGGGGCTGGCGCTGCTGGAGCGAGCGCTATGA
- a CDS encoding metallophosphoesterase, which produces MRHVLMHISDLHAGPPFRLALAEQVAREAHDLKPDLLVVSGDFVQRADFRNQWRVIAGYLSTLPEPRLVVPGNHDVPLLNPLNRLFRPYNAYRRHISPNLNPVFERPGLAVVGGCTAHGLTVDGGYLTRDQITTIERHLSRFPAGTCKVVVLHHHVVNPPGAERRNMIKNAEQAVELLDRSGVELLLCGHIHVSYVGTTLDVRPDLRQGTIICQSGTTTSRRGKGRERGKNSYNVIEIDENVIRIGQHMFLEDAGRFVAIAEHVFPRRSAGVYMLPRSERVIDADLNTD; this is translated from the coding sequence GTGCGCCATGTCCTGATGCATATCTCCGATCTGCACGCCGGGCCGCCGTTTCGCCTGGCGCTGGCCGAGCAAGTGGCGCGCGAAGCCCACGACCTCAAGCCCGACCTGCTGGTGGTGTCGGGCGACTTCGTGCAGCGCGCCGATTTCCGCAACCAGTGGCGTGTGATCGCCGGCTACCTCAGCACGCTGCCCGAGCCGCGGCTGGTGGTGCCTGGCAACCACGATGTGCCGCTGCTCAACCCGCTCAACCGCTTGTTTCGGCCATACAACGCGTACCGGCGGCATATCTCGCCCAATCTGAACCCGGTGTTCGAGCGCCCCGGCCTGGCGGTGGTGGGCGGCTGCACTGCCCATGGCCTGACTGTCGACGGCGGCTACCTGACGCGCGATCAGATCACGACAATCGAGCGGCACCTCAGTCGGTTCCCGGCCGGCACATGCAAGGTGGTGGTGCTACACCACCACGTAGTCAACCCGCCCGGTGCCGAGCGCCGCAACATGATCAAAAATGCCGAGCAGGCGGTCGAACTACTCGATCGTAGCGGTGTCGAGCTGCTGCTGTGCGGGCATATTCACGTGTCGTATGTCGGCACCACACTCGATGTGCGGCCCGACCTGCGCCAGGGCACGATCATCTGCCAGAGCGGCACCACCACCTCGCGGCGCGGCAAGGGCCGCGAGCGCGGCAAGAATTCGTATAATGTGATTGAGATCGACGAAAATGTGATCAGGATCGGCCAGCATATGTTCCTGGAGGATGCCGGCCGCTTCGTGGCAATCGCCGAGCATGTGTTCCCGCGCCGCTCGGCCGGCGTGTATATGCTGCCGCGCTCCGAGCGTGTGATCGACGCCGACCTGAACACCGATTAG
- a CDS encoding glycosyltransferase, whose protein sequence is MKRIAYASPLNPAPSGISDYSEELLPFLAQYAEIVPYADDDLRPTHAALVRHMDVRPLGRLERDHRRRPYDAIVYHMGNSPAHFAIWRAMQRVPGVVVLHEYVLHHFMLNYAAQVRRDIERYRAEAAARYGAIGERVAGLMMRGRFVDAAFELPFCEPVLAAAEGLIAHSRYVLERAAALRPGLPAAHVPMGVPLPPAIDRTAARTRLGLPPDALLLASFGHINPYKRVEAVLRALKAMRPDFPTIRYLLVGSVSPNYDLPAAIARAGLSELVTATGYVGRAEFENYVAAADICVNLRHPTAGETSASLLRLLGAGKPTLVTASGSFAELPPGVAAQVDLDRSEGDLILAYCRLLAEHPGVAAAMGAAARAYVAREHTLAASAAGYIGFLAARYGWGAMPKLRAPLWEPAPAEDQAPQSAGKGPAPAGTGQAEPPAPSSGPGLRPSAFELQPVAAAIAELGATEDDHALLESAARALDELGLG, encoded by the coding sequence ATGAAACGGATCGCCTACGCCAGCCCGCTCAACCCCGCACCGTCGGGTATCTCCGATTATAGCGAAGAGCTGCTGCCCTTCCTGGCGCAGTACGCCGAGATCGTGCCGTATGCCGACGACGACCTGCGCCCGACGCACGCCGCGCTGGTGCGCCACATGGATGTGCGCCCGCTCGGCCGGCTCGAGCGCGACCACCGGCGCCGGCCGTACGATGCGATCGTCTACCACATGGGCAATAGTCCGGCTCATTTCGCGATCTGGCGGGCCATGCAGCGCGTGCCGGGCGTGGTGGTGCTGCACGAGTATGTGCTGCATCACTTTATGCTCAACTATGCTGCGCAGGTGCGCCGCGACATCGAGCGCTACCGGGCCGAGGCGGCCGCGCGCTACGGGGCTATAGGCGAACGCGTGGCCGGGCTGATGATGCGCGGGCGCTTCGTCGATGCCGCGTTTGAGCTGCCGTTCTGCGAGCCAGTGCTGGCTGCCGCCGAGGGCCTGATCGCCCACAGCCGCTACGTGCTCGAGCGTGCGGCCGCGCTACGGCCGGGCCTGCCGGCCGCGCACGTGCCGATGGGCGTGCCGCTGCCGCCTGCGATCGACCGCACTGCTGCGCGCACGCGGCTGGGCCTGCCACCCGACGCGCTGCTGCTGGCCTCGTTCGGCCACATCAACCCGTACAAGCGCGTCGAGGCGGTGCTGCGCGCGCTGAAGGCCATGCGGCCCGACTTCCCGACCATTCGCTACCTGCTGGTCGGCAGCGTGTCGCCGAACTATGATCTGCCGGCGGCGATAGCGCGGGCCGGGCTTAGCGAGCTGGTGACGGCCACCGGCTATGTTGGCCGGGCCGAGTTTGAAAACTACGTTGCCGCCGCCGATATCTGCGTGAACCTGCGCCACCCCACAGCCGGCGAGACCTCGGCGAGCCTGCTGCGGCTGCTAGGCGCCGGCAAGCCCACACTGGTGACGGCCAGCGGCTCGTTTGCCGAGCTGCCGCCGGGCGTAGCCGCGCAGGTCGATCTCGATCGTAGCGAAGGCGACCTGATCCTGGCCTACTGCCGGCTGCTGGCTGAGCACCCCGGCGTGGCCGCCGCCATGGGCGCAGCAGCGCGTGCGTATGTGGCGCGCGAGCACACGCTGGCGGCCTCGGCGGCTGGCTATATCGGCTTTCTAGCGGCGCGCTATGGTTGGGGGGCTATGCCAAAGCTGCGTGCGCCGCTGTGGGAGCCGGCGCCGGCCGAAGATCAGGCGCCGCAGTCCGCCGGCAAAGGGCCAGCACCCGCCGGCACTGGCCAGGCCGAGCCACCAGCGCCATCTTCAGGCCCTGGCCTGCGGCCTTCAGCCTTCGAACTTCAGCCGGTTGCAGCCGCGATTGCCGAGCTAGGCGCCACCGAGGACGACCATGCGCTGCTCGAGAGCGCCGCGCGCGCGCTCGACGAGCTGGGGCTGGGGTAG
- a CDS encoding NUDIX domain-containing protein, protein MTINYMRWLRSYVGPQRLLQLSSSAFICDDRGQVLLGRRNDVMLWAPPSGVVELGETPAQTLVREVLEETGLNVRIERLIGLYSGSDFEWTYPNGDQAQIVTAFFDCRVEGGILQPDYSEFGDLRYFAADALPAVMPRCVRMLRDAFAGRYGVFD, encoded by the coding sequence ATGACCATTAACTACATGCGCTGGTTGCGCAGCTATGTTGGCCCACAGCGCCTGCTGCAGCTCTCGTCGAGCGCGTTTATCTGCGACGATCGAGGGCAGGTGCTGCTGGGGCGGCGCAACGACGTGATGTTGTGGGCGCCGCCGTCGGGTGTGGTCGAGCTGGGCGAGACACCCGCGCAAACGCTGGTGCGCGAGGTGCTTGAAGAGACCGGGCTGAACGTGCGGATCGAGCGTCTGATCGGCCTGTACAGCGGCTCCGACTTCGAGTGGACCTACCCGAACGGCGACCAGGCCCAGATCGTCACGGCCTTTTTCGATTGCCGGGTCGAGGGCGGTATACTCCAGCCCGACTACAGCGAGTTCGGCGATCTGCGCTATTTCGCAGCCGATGCGCTGCCGGCGGTGATGCCGCGCTGCGTGCGGATGCTGAGGGATGCCTTCGCCGGGCGCTATGGCGTGTTCGATTAA